The following coding sequences are from one Oryzisolibacter sp. LB2S window:
- a CDS encoding NADH-quinone oxidoreductase subunit D, with amino-acid sequence MAEIKNYSLNFGPQHPAAHGVLRLVLELDGEVVQRADPHVGLLHRATEKLAEHKTYIQSLPYMDRLDYVSMMCNEQAYCLAIEKMLGIEVPLRAKYIRTMFGEITRLLNHLMWLGSNGMDLGASTVLMYTFRERETLFDMYEAVSGARMHAAYFRPGGVYRDLPDTMAQLKPSKVRSAKAVDEYNRNRQGGLLDFIDDFCARFPGYVDEYETLLTDNRIWKQRTVGIGVVSPERALNLSMSGVMLRGSGVAWDLRKKQPYDAYDRVDFDVPLGKNGDCYDRYLVRVAEMRQSNRIIKQCVDWLRANPGPVIIDNHKVAPPSRERMKTGMEDLIHHFKLFSEGFRVPEGEAYAAVEHPKGEFGIYLVSDGANKPYRLKIRAPGFAHLAAYDELTRGHMIADAVAVIGTMDIVFGEIDR; translated from the coding sequence ATGGCTGAAATCAAGAACTATTCCCTGAACTTCGGGCCGCAGCACCCTGCGGCGCACGGTGTGCTGCGTCTGGTGCTCGAGCTCGACGGCGAGGTGGTGCAGCGCGCCGACCCTCATGTCGGCCTGCTGCATCGTGCGACCGAAAAGCTGGCCGAGCACAAGACATACATCCAGTCCTTGCCCTATATGGACCGCCTGGACTATGTGTCGATGATGTGCAACGAACAGGCCTATTGCCTGGCCATCGAGAAGATGCTGGGCATTGAGGTGCCGCTGCGTGCCAAGTACATCCGCACGATGTTTGGCGAGATCACGCGCCTGCTCAACCACCTGATGTGGCTGGGCTCCAATGGCATGGACCTGGGTGCCTCCACGGTACTGATGTACACCTTCCGCGAGCGCGAGACCCTGTTCGACATGTACGAGGCGGTTTCCGGTGCGCGCATGCATGCCGCCTATTTCCGTCCCGGTGGCGTGTACCGCGATCTGCCCGACACCATGGCCCAGCTCAAGCCGAGCAAGGTGCGCAGCGCCAAGGCCGTGGATGAATACAACCGCAATCGCCAGGGCGGCCTGCTCGACTTCATCGACGATTTCTGCGCCCGGTTCCCGGGCTACGTGGACGAGTACGAGACCCTGCTGACGGACAACCGCATCTGGAAGCAGCGCACCGTCGGCATCGGCGTCGTCTCCCCCGAGCGTGCGCTGAATCTGAGCATGTCCGGCGTGATGCTGCGCGGCTCGGGCGTGGCCTGGGACCTGCGCAAGAAGCAGCCCTACGATGCCTATGACCGCGTGGACTTCGATGTGCCACTGGGCAAGAACGGCGACTGCTACGACCGCTATCTGGTGCGCGTGGCCGAGATGCGTCAATCGAACCGCATCATCAAGCAATGCGTCGATTGGCTGCGCGCCAATCCCGGCCCCGTGATCATCGACAACCACAAGGTGGCGCCCCCGTCGCGCGAGCGCATGAAGACCGGCATGGAGGATCTGATCCACCACTTCAAGCTGTTCTCGGAAGGCTTCCGCGTGCCCGAGGGCGAGGCCTACGCCGCGGTCGAGCACCCCAAGGGCGAGTTCGGCATCTACCTGGTGAGCGACGGTGCCAACAAGCCCTATCGCCTGAAGATCCGCGCGCCGGGTTTTGCACATCTGGCCGCGTATGACGAACTGACACGCGGTCACATGATCGCCGACGCCGTTGCGGTCATCGGCACCATGGACATCGTGTTCGGAGAGATTGATCGATGA
- a CDS encoding NAD(P)H-quinone oxidoreductase, translating to MKTVMQAVEIAAFGPPEGLCLVQRPLPQPGAGELLIRVAASGVNRPDVLQRKGHYAPPPGVSDLPGLEVAGVVEGGDAQAMAQAGIAVGDHVCALVAGGGYAEYCVAPVAQCLPVPAGLSDVEAAALPETFFTVWSNVFDRAHLQAGETLLVQGGSSGIGVTAIQLARARGATVIVTAGSDEKCAACMSLGAHHAINYRTQDFVAEVQRITGGRGVDVVLDMVAGPYVAREVECLAEDGRIVIIAVQGGVQAELNAALVLRKRLTITGSTLRPRPVAFKAAIAQALREQVWPLLAAGQIRPVIHSEFAAADAAQAHALMESNQHIGKIVLRWTT from the coding sequence ATGAAGACTGTGATGCAAGCGGTGGAGATCGCGGCCTTTGGCCCGCCCGAAGGGCTGTGCCTCGTGCAGCGCCCTCTGCCGCAGCCTGGCGCCGGTGAACTGCTGATCCGCGTTGCGGCCAGCGGTGTGAACCGCCCCGACGTGCTGCAGCGCAAGGGGCATTACGCGCCGCCGCCAGGGGTCTCCGACCTGCCGGGGCTTGAGGTCGCGGGCGTCGTCGAAGGCGGTGACGCGCAGGCCATGGCGCAGGCGGGCATTGCCGTGGGCGACCATGTCTGCGCGCTGGTCGCGGGCGGCGGCTATGCCGAGTACTGCGTGGCACCCGTGGCGCAATGCCTGCCGGTGCCGGCGGGCCTGAGCGACGTGGAGGCGGCTGCGCTGCCCGAGACCTTCTTCACCGTGTGGAGCAATGTCTTCGATCGCGCGCATCTGCAGGCGGGTGAAACCCTGCTCGTGCAGGGCGGCAGCAGCGGCATAGGCGTGACGGCCATCCAGCTGGCGCGCGCCCGCGGTGCCACGGTCATCGTCACCGCGGGCAGCGACGAGAAATGCGCGGCCTGCATGTCGCTGGGCGCGCATCACGCCATCAACTACCGCACGCAGGACTTCGTCGCCGAGGTGCAGCGCATCACCGGCGGGCGCGGCGTCGATGTCGTGCTCGACATGGTTGCCGGCCCGTATGTGGCGCGTGAGGTCGAGTGCCTGGCCGAGGATGGGCGCATCGTCATCATCGCCGTGCAGGGGGGTGTGCAGGCCGAGCTCAATGCCGCGCTGGTGCTGCGCAAGCGCCTGACCATCACCGGCTCCACGCTGCGCCCGCGGCCCGTGGCCTTCAAGGCCGCGATCGCCCAGGCGCTGCGCGAGCAGGTGTGGCCGCTGCTGGCGGCGGGCCAGATCAGACCCGTGATCCACAGCGAGTTCGCAGCGGCGGATGCCGCCCAAGCCCATGCGCTGATGGAGTCGAACCAACATATTGGCAAGATTGTTTTGAGGTGGACGACATGA
- a CDS encoding NADH-quinone oxidoreductase subunit B family protein produces the protein MIEGVMKEGFVTTSYDAVVNWAKTGSLWPVTFGLACCAVEMMHAAAARYDLARFGAEVFRASPRQSDLMIVAGTLCNKMAPALRKVYDQMAEPRWVISMGSCANGGGYYHYSYSVVRGCDRVVPVDVYVPGCPPTAEALIYGIIQLQQKIRRTQTIARV, from the coding sequence ATGATTGAAGGTGTGATGAAGGAAGGCTTTGTCACCACCAGCTATGACGCGGTGGTGAACTGGGCCAAGACCGGATCGCTCTGGCCCGTGACCTTTGGTCTGGCCTGCTGCGCGGTGGAGATGATGCATGCCGCCGCGGCGCGCTACGACCTTGCGCGCTTCGGTGCCGAGGTATTTCGTGCCAGCCCCCGTCAGTCCGACCTGATGATCGTGGCGGGCACGCTGTGCAACAAGATGGCGCCCGCGCTGCGCAAGGTCTATGACCAGATGGCCGAGCCGCGCTGGGTGATTTCCATGGGTTCGTGCGCCAACGGCGGTGGCTACTACCACTACAGCTATTCGGTGGTGCGCGGTTGCGATCGCGTGGTGCCGGTGGATGTGTATGTGCCCGGCTGCCCGCCCACGGCCGAGGCCTTGATCTACGGCATCATCCAGCTGCAGCAGAAGATTCGCCGTACGCAAACCATTGCGCGCGTTTGA
- the tpiA gene encoding triose-phosphate isomerase — protein MTQKQKLIAGNWKMNGSLEANAALLQALREGVGQPACAVAVAVPAPYLAQVQSLVAGSPIALGAQDVSQHAAGAFTGEMSTAMLRDFGVRYVLVGHSERRQYHGETDVVVAAKAGQALAAGITPVVCVGETLEEREAGQTEVVVRRQLAAVIEASGGAVADMVVAYEPVWAIGTGRTATPEQAQAVHAVLRAQLAAATERAAHVPLLYGGSMNAANAAQLLAQPDIDGGLVGGASLKAADFLQIIAATQTVQA, from the coding sequence ATGACACAGAAGCAAAAACTCATCGCCGGCAACTGGAAGATGAACGGCAGCCTGGAGGCCAACGCCGCACTGCTGCAGGCGCTGCGCGAGGGTGTGGGCCAGCCCGCCTGTGCGGTCGCGGTTGCCGTGCCCGCGCCGTATCTCGCGCAGGTGCAGTCGCTGGTGGCGGGTTCTCCGATCGCGCTCGGCGCGCAGGATGTCTCGCAACATGCGGCGGGCGCGTTCACGGGCGAGATGTCGACGGCCATGCTGCGCGACTTCGGCGTGCGCTATGTGCTCGTCGGTCATTCCGAACGTCGTCAATACCATGGCGAGACCGATGTCGTCGTGGCCGCCAAGGCCGGGCAGGCGCTGGCGGCGGGCATCACGCCCGTCGTGTGCGTGGGCGAGACCCTCGAAGAGCGTGAGGCCGGCCAGACCGAGGTCGTGGTCAGGCGCCAGCTTGCGGCGGTGATCGAGGCCAGCGGCGGCGCTGTCGCCGACATGGTGGTCGCCTACGAGCCGGTCTGGGCCATAGGCACGGGCCGCACGGCCACTCCCGAGCAGGCGCAGGCCGTGCATGCCGTCCTGCGCGCGCAACTGGCGGCGGCGACCGAGCGTGCCGCGCATGTGCCGCTGCTGTACGGCGGGAGCATGAACGCCGCGAATGCCGCGCAGCTGCTCGCGCAGCCCGATATCGACGGCGGCCTCGTGGGCGGCGCCTCGCTCAAGGCCGCAGATTTTCTACAAATTATTGCTGCAACGCAGACTGTGCAGGCGTAG
- the pnp gene encoding polyribonucleotide nucleotidyltransferase, translated as MTMFNKVTKTFQWGQHSVTMETGEIARQASGAVLVNIDDTVVLATVVASKSAKPGQDFFPLTVDYIEKTYAAGKIPGSFFKREAKPSELETLTSRLIDRPIRPLFPEGFYNEVHVVIHTISLNPEVDADIAAMIATSAALAVSGIPFNGPIGAARVGYINGEYVLNPGQTQRKNSQMDLVVAGTEAAVLMVESEALQLPEDVMLGAVVFGHEQGKIAIDAIHELVRDAGKPVWDWQPEPKDEALIAKVTALAEGPLRAAYQNRNKQLRTQACREAYAAVKAGLTEQGVEFDAVKVDNMLFDIEARIVRGQILAGEPRIDGRDTRTVRPIEIRSSVLPRTHGSALFTRGETQALVVTTLGTERDAQRIDALAGEFEDRFLFHYNMPPFATGEVGRMGSTKRREIGHGRLAKRALVACLPSKEEFPYTIRVVSEITESNGSSSMASVCGGCLSMMDAGVPMKAHVAGIAMGLIKEDNKFAVLTDILGDEDHLGDMDFKVAGTTAGITALQMDIKIQGITKEIMQVALAQAKEARMHILGKMQEAMGEAKAEISSFAPKLFTMKINPEKIRDVIGKGGATIRALCDETGCQINIEEDGTITIASSDSAKADEAKRRIEEITAEVEVGKVYEGPVTKILDFGALVNLLPGKDGLLHISQIAHERVEKVSDYLQEGQIIKVKVLETDDKGRVKLSLKALTERPAGMPEREPREPREPRGERRERRDNGNGNGNGNGAPEQQ; from the coding sequence ATGACGATGTTCAACAAGGTCACCAAGACCTTCCAATGGGGTCAGCACAGCGTGACCATGGAAACCGGCGAGATCGCGCGCCAGGCCTCCGGCGCCGTGCTGGTCAATATCGACGACACCGTGGTGCTGGCCACCGTGGTCGCGAGCAAGTCCGCCAAGCCCGGCCAGGACTTCTTCCCGCTGACGGTGGACTACATCGAGAAGACCTACGCCGCCGGCAAGATCCCCGGCAGCTTCTTCAAGCGCGAGGCCAAGCCCAGCGAGCTGGAGACGCTGACTTCCCGCCTGATCGACCGCCCCATCCGCCCGCTGTTCCCCGAGGGTTTCTACAACGAGGTGCATGTGGTCATCCACACCATCTCGCTCAACCCCGAGGTCGACGCCGACATCGCCGCCATGATCGCCACCAGCGCCGCGCTGGCCGTCTCGGGCATCCCGTTCAACGGCCCCATCGGCGCCGCGCGCGTGGGCTACATCAACGGTGAATACGTGCTCAACCCCGGCCAGACGCAGCGCAAGAACAGCCAGATGGACCTGGTCGTCGCCGGCACCGAGGCCGCCGTGCTGATGGTCGAGTCCGAGGCTCTGCAACTGCCCGAGGACGTGATGCTGGGCGCCGTGGTGTTCGGCCACGAGCAGGGCAAGATCGCCATCGACGCCATCCACGAACTGGTGCGCGATGCCGGCAAGCCCGTGTGGGACTGGCAGCCCGAGCCCAAGGACGAGGCCCTGATCGCCAAGGTGACCGCGCTGGCTGAGGGCCCGCTGCGCGCCGCCTACCAGAACCGCAACAAGCAGCTGCGCACCCAGGCCTGCCGCGAGGCGTATGCGGCCGTCAAGGCCGGTCTGACGGAGCAGGGCGTGGAGTTCGACGCCGTCAAGGTCGACAACATGCTGTTCGACATCGAGGCGCGCATCGTGCGCGGCCAGATCCTGGCCGGCGAGCCCCGTATCGACGGCCGCGACACCCGCACCGTGCGCCCCATCGAGATCCGCAGCTCCGTGCTGCCGCGCACCCACGGCTCGGCCCTGTTCACGCGTGGCGAGACGCAGGCCCTGGTCGTGACCACGCTGGGCACCGAGCGCGACGCGCAGCGCATCGACGCGCTGGCCGGTGAATTCGAGGACCGCTTCCTGTTCCACTACAACATGCCTCCCTTTGCCACGGGCGAAGTGGGCCGCATGGGCTCGACCAAGCGCCGCGAGATCGGCCACGGGCGCCTGGCCAAGCGCGCGCTCGTCGCCTGCCTGCCGAGCAAGGAAGAGTTCCCCTACACCATTCGCGTGGTGTCGGAAATCACGGAATCGAACGGTTCGTCGTCCATGGCCTCGGTCTGCGGCGGCTGCCTTTCGATGATGGACGCCGGCGTGCCCATGAAGGCGCATGTGGCTGGCATCGCCATGGGCCTGATCAAGGAAGACAACAAGTTCGCCGTGCTGACGGACATCCTGGGTGATGAAGATCATTTGGGCGACATGGACTTCAAGGTGGCAGGCACCACCGCCGGCATCACGGCACTGCAGATGGACATCAAGATCCAGGGCATCACCAAGGAAATCATGCAGGTCGCCCTGGCCCAGGCCAAGGAGGCGCGCATGCACATCCTCGGCAAGATGCAGGAAGCCATGGGCGAGGCCAAGGCCGAGATCTCCAGCTTCGCGCCCAAGCTCTTCACCATGAAGATCAACCCGGAGAAGATCCGCGACGTGATCGGCAAGGGTGGCGCCACCATCCGTGCGCTGTGCGATGAGACCGGCTGCCAGATCAACATCGAGGAAGACGGCACCATCACCATTGCGTCGAGCGACTCGGCCAAGGCCGACGAGGCCAAGCGCCGCATCGAGGAGATCACCGCCGAGGTCGAGGTGGGCAAGGTCTACGAAGGCCCGGTCACCAAGATCCTGGACTTCGGAGCCCTGGTCAATCTGCTGCCGGGCAAGGATGGCCTGCTGCACATCAGCCAGATCGCCCACGAGCGCGTGGAGAAGGTCAGCGACTACCTGCAGGAAGGCCAGATCATCAAGGTGAAGGTTCTGGAAACCGACGACAAGGGTCGCGTCAAGCTGTCCCTGAAGGCCTTGACCGAGCGTCCGGCCGGCATGCCCGAGCGTGAACCGCGCGAGCCGCGTGAACCCCGGGGCGAGCGTCGCGAGCGCCGTGACAACGGCAACGGCAACGGCAACGGCAACGGCGCCCCAGAGCAGCAGTAA
- the rpsO gene encoding 30S ribosomal protein S15: MIASSIKAEVVKANQRAENDTGSPEVQVALLTARINELTPHFKQHAKDHHGRRGLLRMVSRRRKLLDYLKAKDADRYTALIAKLGLRK; this comes from the coding sequence ATGATTGCATCTTCCATCAAGGCCGAAGTCGTCAAGGCCAACCAGCGCGCCGAAAACGACACGGGCAGCCCCGAAGTTCAAGTGGCGCTGCTGACGGCACGCATCAACGAGCTGACGCCCCACTTCAAGCAGCACGCCAAGGACCACCACGGTCGCCGCGGCTTGCTGCGCATGGTGAGCCGCCGCCGCAAGCTGCTGGACTACCTCAAGGCCAAGGACGCTGACCGCTACACCGCCCTGATCGCCAAGCTGGGCCTGCGCAAGTAA
- a CDS encoding NADH-quinone oxidoreductase subunit C, with amino-acid sequence MTDIAIHPEALRSTVAQALGDKIRDITVALGEVTVVVAAADYLDVMKTLRDAPGCRFEQLVDLCGVDYSTYREVGTDGPRYAVVTHLLSVSLNQRLRVKVFCPDDDFPVIASVTDIWSGANWFEREAFDLFGIVFDGHSDLRRILTDYGFIGHPFRKDFPLSGHVEMRYDPELRRVVYEPVTIEPREITPRIIREDNYGGLH; translated from the coding sequence ATGACCGATATTGCCATTCACCCTGAAGCGCTGCGCAGCACCGTGGCCCAAGCGCTCGGCGACAAGATCCGCGACATCACAGTGGCGCTCGGCGAGGTCACGGTGGTCGTTGCCGCCGCAGACTACCTGGACGTCATGAAGACTCTGCGCGATGCGCCTGGTTGCCGCTTCGAGCAACTCGTGGACCTGTGCGGCGTCGACTATTCCACGTACCGCGAGGTCGGAACGGATGGTCCGCGCTATGCGGTGGTCACGCATTTGTTGTCCGTTTCGCTGAACCAGCGCCTGCGCGTGAAGGTGTTCTGCCCCGACGACGATTTTCCCGTGATCGCCTCGGTGACCGATATCTGGAGTGGCGCCAACTGGTTCGAGCGCGAGGCCTTCGACCTGTTCGGCATCGTGTTCGATGGTCACAGCGACCTGCGCCGCATTCTCACGGACTATGGCTTCATCGGTCATCCGTTCCGCAAGGATTTCCCGCTGTCGGGTCATGTCGAGATGCGCTACGACCCCGAGCTGCGTCGCGTCGTCTACGAGCCCGTGACCATCGAGCCGCGTGAGATCACGCCGCGCATCATCCGTGAAGACAACTATGGAGGCCTGCACTGA
- the secG gene encoding preprotein translocase subunit SecG, with protein MNAIVNVILAVQMLTALGMIGLILIQHGKGADMGAAFGSGSAGSLFGASGSANFLSRTTAVLATVFFVATLALAYFGNQRPASTGSVLEQPAAVVPATTAPATETPAAEPATGADQIPTK; from the coding sequence ATGAACGCAATAGTGAATGTGATTCTGGCGGTGCAGATGCTCACCGCGCTGGGCATGATCGGGCTGATCCTGATCCAGCATGGCAAGGGCGCCGACATGGGCGCGGCCTTTGGCAGCGGCAGCGCGGGCAGCCTCTTCGGCGCCAGCGGCAGCGCCAACTTCCTGTCGCGCACCACGGCGGTGCTGGCGACGGTGTTCTTCGTGGCCACGCTGGCACTGGCCTATTTCGGCAACCAGCGTCCGGCAAGCACCGGCAGCGTGCTGGAGCAGCCTGCTGCCGTGGTGCCCGCGACCACGGCACCTGCGACGGAGACGCCGGCCGCCGAGCCTGCCACGGGCGCGGATCAGATTCCCACCAAGTAA
- the nuoF gene encoding NADH-quinone oxidoreductase subunit NuoF, translated as MTTAAQVLAQFQATGVQTCFHDRHINPQIYAGLNGSNWSLKDYEARGGYAALRKILGKDGGEGLTQDQVIATVKESGLRGRGGAGFPTGLKWSFMPRQFPGQKHLVCNSDEGEPGTCKDRDILMYNPHIVIEGMIIAAYAMGISLGYNYIHGEIFQVYERFEAALEEARAAGYLGDNIMGSAFSFQLQAHHGFGAYICGEETALLESLEGKKGQPRFKPPFPASFGLYGKPTTINNTETFAAVPWIIRNGGQAYLECGKPNNGGTKIFSVSGDVERPGNYEIPLGTPFAKLLELAGGVRNGRQLKAVIPGGSSSPVLPASIMMECTMDYDSIAKAGSMLGSGAVIVMDDSRDMVESLLRLSYFYQHESCGQCTPCREGTGWLWRVVDRIQHGQGRKEDIELLDSVAFNIMGRTICALGDAAAMPVRAMIKHFRHEFEAKIEAAAKASAA; from the coding sequence ATGACCACGGCCGCACAAGTTCTGGCGCAGTTCCAGGCCACGGGCGTACAGACCTGCTTCCACGACCGCCATATCAACCCGCAGATCTATGCCGGCCTCAATGGCAGCAACTGGAGCCTCAAGGACTACGAGGCGCGCGGTGGCTATGCCGCCCTGCGCAAGATCCTGGGCAAGGATGGCGGCGAGGGTCTGACGCAGGATCAGGTGATCGCCACCGTCAAGGAGTCCGGCCTGCGTGGCCGCGGCGGTGCGGGCTTTCCCACGGGCCTCAAGTGGAGCTTCATGCCGCGCCAGTTCCCGGGGCAGAAGCACCTGGTCTGCAATTCCGACGAGGGTGAACCCGGCACCTGCAAGGACCGCGACATCCTGATGTACAACCCGCACATCGTGATCGAGGGCATGATCATTGCCGCGTACGCGATGGGCATCTCGCTGGGCTACAACTACATCCACGGCGAGATCTTCCAAGTCTACGAGCGCTTCGAGGCCGCCCTCGAGGAGGCGCGCGCCGCCGGCTACCTGGGTGACAACATCATGGGCAGCGCCTTCAGCTTCCAGCTGCAGGCGCACCATGGCTTCGGCGCCTACATCTGCGGCGAGGAAACCGCGCTGCTCGAATCGCTCGAGGGCAAGAAGGGTCAGCCGCGCTTCAAGCCGCCGTTCCCGGCCAGCTTCGGCCTGTATGGCAAGCCGACCACCATCAACAACACCGAGACCTTCGCGGCGGTTCCCTGGATCATCCGCAACGGCGGCCAGGCCTATCTCGAGTGCGGCAAGCCGAATAACGGTGGCACCAAGATCTTCTCCGTCTCCGGTGACGTGGAGCGCCCGGGCAACTACGAGATTCCCCTGGGCACGCCGTTTGCCAAGCTGCTCGAGCTCGCCGGTGGCGTGCGCAACGGTCGGCAGCTCAAGGCCGTGATTCCGGGCGGCTCGTCGTCTCCGGTGCTGCCGGCCTCCATCATGATGGAGTGCACCATGGACTATGACTCCATCGCCAAGGCTGGCTCCATGCTGGGCTCGGGCGCCGTCATCGTCATGGATGATTCGCGCGACATGGTGGAGTCGCTGCTGCGCCTGTCCTACTTCTATCAGCACGAGTCCTGCGGGCAGTGCACGCCCTGCCGCGAGGGCACGGGCTGGCTCTGGCGTGTGGTCGATCGCATACAGCACGGCCAGGGACGCAAGGAAGACATCGAGCTCCTCGATTCCGTGGCGTTCAACATCATGGGCCGCACCATCTGCGCGCTCGGTGATGCGGCGGCGATGCCGGTGCGCGCCATGATCAAACATTTCCGCCACGAGTTCGAGGCCAAGATCGAGGCCGCAGCCAAGGCGTCTGCCGCCTGA
- the nuoE gene encoding NADH-quinone oxidoreductase subunit NuoE: MITEATKARFAREVAKYPPEQKQSAVMACLSIVQQEQGWVSQESEAVIAEYLGMPEIAVHEVTTFYNMYNQQPVGKYKLAVCTNLPCQLRGGNEALHHLESKLGIAMGETTADGMFTLQQCECLGACADAPAMLVNDRNMCSFMDNDKLDQLVDGLRAAEGKQ, translated from the coding sequence ATGATTACCGAAGCGACCAAGGCGCGTTTCGCGCGCGAAGTGGCGAAGTACCCGCCCGAGCAAAAGCAGTCCGCCGTGATGGCCTGCCTGTCCATCGTGCAGCAGGAGCAGGGCTGGGTGAGCCAGGAGAGCGAAGCGGTGATCGCGGAGTACCTGGGCATGCCCGAGATCGCCGTGCACGAGGTCACCACCTTCTACAACATGTACAACCAGCAGCCGGTGGGCAAATACAAGCTGGCCGTGTGCACCAATCTGCCGTGCCAGCTGCGCGGTGGCAACGAAGCGCTGCATCACCTCGAGTCCAAGCTCGGTATCGCCATGGGCGAGACCACGGCGGATGGCATGTTCACGCTGCAACAGTGCGAATGTCTGGGCGCCTGCGCCGATGCGCCCGCGATGCTGGTCAATGACCGCAACATGTGCAGCTTCATGGACAACGACAAGCTCGATCAGCTGGTCGACGGCCTGCGCGCCGCGGAGGGCAAGCAATGA
- a CDS encoding NADH-quinone oxidoreductase subunit A, translating to MNLDQYLPVLLFILVGIGVGVVPLVLGYVLGPNRPDPAKNSPYECGFEAFDDARMKFDVRYYLVAILFILFDLEIAFLFPWAVALQDVGVTGFVAVVVFLSILVIGFAYEWKKGALDWE from the coding sequence ATGAACCTCGATCAATACCTCCCAGTTCTCCTGTTCATCTTGGTCGGCATCGGCGTCGGTGTCGTGCCTCTCGTGCTGGGTTATGTGTTGGGGCCCAATCGCCCCGATCCGGCAAAAAACTCCCCCTACGAATGTGGCTTTGAGGCGTTTGATGACGCGCGCATGAAGTTCGATGTGCGCTACTACCTCGTTGCCATCCTGTTCATTCTGTTCGATCTGGAGATCGCTTTCCTCTTTCCCTGGGCGGTTGCCTTGCAGGATGTCGGGGTGACGGGCTTTGTGGCCGTCGTGGTGTTCCTCTCCATCCTGGTCATAGGTTTTGCCTACGAGTGGAAGAAGGGCGCCCTGGACTGGGAATGA